Below is a genomic region from Methanoculleus thermophilus.
GAGTTGATGAGCGCCGCGACGATGAGCTCGCCCCTCCCGATCACCCCCTTATGATGGTAATCGACGAGCATCGCGTCCGCCGCCTGCGACGAGACGAACGCCAGGAGAAAACTCGCCCCGCACTCGCGGGGGAGGTGGGAGAAGGTCGTGACCGGGTAGGCGATCTTTGCAATCCTATCGGTGACCCGCAGGGCAATCAGGACTTCGGCGATCAGGACGCCGATGGCGACGATCGGGACCGTCCGGAGCAGGAGATCGAATGAGAGGGCCAGTGCCGCCGAAACAATCTCTGTCGTGCCGTCCATGATTCACCGCTCTGAAGGCTTCGCGTCCCGTAAGACAACATCTGATACGCCGTATCTGAATATCACCATTCTGGATTGCCAGCGCCACGGTATGCCGTTCCAGCGCTGCACGGGCTTTGCTGTGGAAGGAATAAGGCTGTGATGCGGTCTATCTTCACCCTGGCGTCAACAAAATCGCAGAATTTAAATACAATAGATCTGGATGATTTTTAGGTACTCGATGATTGAAGATCATTTAGAGACCTACGACAGCACTCTTGTGCAGAACTGCACATCAGTGCAGAACTGTGTGACCGTGCACTGCACGTTTACGCAGAACGCATTCTCCTTTAGTTAGGGAACCAGCTCTTTTGCTGCGTTCCCGTGTAATGTAACGGTTTTTCAGTTACCGTTAGGTGATTTGATGTTCGGTATTACTGATCCTGCAATCTGGTCTGGATATCTGCTTGCGCTCGGACTTACGCTCGCATGCATAGTGTACGGCCTGCTGAACTGGAATAAAGGAACGGAGGCGGAACGGGGTGGCAGTTGACACTGGACTCTTCATCGCGGTGACGCTGGTTTACCTCGCCATCATCATCTGTCTCGGTTATCTCGGCTACCGCCAGACGAAAGGCGACGATGACTATATGGTCGCCGGCAGAAAGGCCAATTCTGTCGTTCTTGCCCTCTCCTACGGTGCGACCTTCATCAGCACATCCGCAATCATCGGTTTCGGCGGGGTTGCCGCCCAACTCGGCATGGGGATGATCTGGCTGACCGTCCTCAATATTGGGCTAGGGATCCTCGTCGCGTTCATAGTCTTCGGGAAACAGACCCGCCGTATCGGGAGCAAACTCCGTGCCGTGACCTTCCCCGACCTGATGGGGAAGTGCTATCAGTCGCCGTTCATGCGCTACGCAGCAGGGCTCGTCATCGTCATCGCCATGCCGCTGTATACGGCGGCGATCCTGATCGGAGGAGCACAGTTCATCACGAGCACGTTGCAGATCCCGTACGACACTGCACTCATCGCGTTTGCCGCAGTCGTCGCCCTCTACGTGGTGTTCGGTGGGCTCATTGCCGTCATGTACACCGACGCACTGCAGGGCGGGATCATGCTCGTCGGCATGACCGTCCTCCTCGTGCTCACCTACGTCCACCTCGGGGGCGTCGTCGAGGCGCATACCGCCCTTGCCGCGATGTCGGACCTCGTCCCGGAGGCGCTTGCCGCCGGAGGGATGACCGGGTGGACCTCCATGCCGGTATTCGGGTCGCCGATATGGCTTACCATGGTGACGACGCTCGTTCTCGGCGTGGGCATCGGGGTGCTCGCGCAGCCTCAGCTGGTCGTCCGGTTCATGACCGTCAAAGACGACCGTGCACTGAATCGTGCGGTCCTCGTCGGTGGGCCGTTCATCCTGATGATGACCGGCGTCGCCTTCACGGTCGGTGCGCTGACAAACGTCTACTTCTACCAGACGGAGGGTTTGATCGCTCTCGCGGCGGCACCCAACGGCAACGTCGATACAATCATACCGAACTTCATCAACGCATCGATGCCGGACCTCTTCGTCGTCATCTTCATGCTGGCGCTCCTTGCAGCAGCGATGTCCACGCTCAGCGCCCTCTTCCACGTCATGGGAACATCGCTCGGGTTTGATCTCGCACGGCGCACCGATTCCGGTAGAGCGGCGATGCGACCGATCCAGATTGCGACCGTCGTCATGATCGTCGTGAGCGTCGTCCTTGCCTTCATCCTTCCCGGCAGCATCATCGCCCGGGCGACAGCGATGTTCATGGGCCTCTGTGCATCCGCGTTCCTGCCGGCCTACGCTCACGCTATGTACTGCAGCAGGCCGTCGATCCGTGCAGCAAAGATCAGTCTCGTCGTCGGAACGGTTGCCTGGTTTGTCTGGACCGCCTTCGTCCACGTCAAGGAGTCGGCAGCGCTCGGGATCTCGAATCTCCTCTTCGGGGTTCCGGCAATCCTTTCCGCGCCGTGGCAGGATGTGGACCCGCTCGTCGTCGCCCTTCCCCTCTCGACGGCCGCGCTGCTGGTCGGGTGGGCACTCGACCGCCACGAGGTGACCGCAGAGGAAGCGGCCAAGGCTGCCTGACGGCTCCTAACTCCATTTTTATGGCGCCCGGCTGCAGTTTGCCCCCAGAGTTCCTTTGAGCGGATGTGAGCGGCGGAAGCATGCTTCCACCTCCGGTGTGGTCGTGCATGCCGCGTATGAGCCCCACCTGTCACAGTGCGGCTTCGCATCTGTCCATCCACCGGTTCTTGAGCCGGTTCAGATCCAACACTCAAAACCCGGGGCAAACGCAAAAGGGCGCATTTCTGGTCACCACGAATGTCATACGGCTGAATACAATCCTGTATCTTCAAAACCTGGACGCCAGCACGGTAAAGAAATGAGAAGGTTTGTGCAGTATGT
It encodes:
- a CDS encoding symporter small accessory protein; protein product: MFGITDPAIWSGYLLALGLTLACIVYGLLNWNKGTEAERGGS
- a CDS encoding sodium:solute symporter family protein gives rise to the protein MAVDTGLFIAVTLVYLAIIICLGYLGYRQTKGDDDYMVAGRKANSVVLALSYGATFISTSAIIGFGGVAAQLGMGMIWLTVLNIGLGILVAFIVFGKQTRRIGSKLRAVTFPDLMGKCYQSPFMRYAAGLVIVIAMPLYTAAILIGGAQFITSTLQIPYDTALIAFAAVVALYVVFGGLIAVMYTDALQGGIMLVGMTVLLVLTYVHLGGVVEAHTALAAMSDLVPEALAAGGMTGWTSMPVFGSPIWLTMVTTLVLGVGIGVLAQPQLVVRFMTVKDDRALNRAVLVGGPFILMMTGVAFTVGALTNVYFYQTEGLIALAAAPNGNVDTIIPNFINASMPDLFVVIFMLALLAAAMSTLSALFHVMGTSLGFDLARRTDSGRAAMRPIQIATVVMIVVSVVLAFILPGSIIARATAMFMGLCASAFLPAYAHAMYCSRPSIRAAKISLVVGTVAWFVWTAFVHVKESAALGISNLLFGVPAILSAPWQDVDPLVVALPLSTAALLVGWALDRHEVTAEEAAKAA